The Acetonema longum DSM 6540 DNA segment TTTCGCAACGCCATTGAACCGGGAGACGTACTGCCTAACGGTCAGATTGCCGACGGAGGGACAGCCGTGAAAGAAACCCTGCTGGCAGTGAAAGATGTCTTTGAGTCCAGCCCTGACGCCGGTATCGCCTGTGCGATGAAAAATACCGGACTCGGCGTTGGCGTACCGGACACCGGCCGGGCAAAAATCAAAATTCAGGACGGCAAGGCCCTGATCCTGACTGCCGCCGCCTGTATGGGCCAAGGTTTGGCCACGGTCATGACCCAGATCGTGTGTGAAACCACCGGGCTCGACTGCCGTCAAACCGCGTTCCACGCCCCGGATACGGCTCTTACGCCGAATGCGGGGACCAGTACGGCGTCACGGCAAACGGTATTTACCGGCGAGGCAGTCCGCAGAGCCGCTCTTAAGCTGAGAGCAGACCTGGAGAATTCCGATCTGGCCAGCCTCAGCGGCCGCGAATACTGCGGCGAGTATACAGGGGTTACCGACCCGATGGGGTCGGATAAACCGAATCCGGTGAGTCATGTGGCTTATAGCTACGCTACCCATGTGGTCCTTTTAGACGACGCCGGTAAACTGGCCAAGGTGGTGGCGGCCCATGATGTAGGCAAGGCCATCAACCCCACAAATGTGGAGGGACAAATCGAAGGCGGCGTAGTCATGGGACTGGGCTATGCCCTTACTGAAGACTTCCCGCTGAAAGACGGTGTACCGATGGTTAAATTTGGCACCCTGGGATTATTCCGTTCCAGCCAGGCTCCCGCAATCGAAAGCCTGATCGTGGAAAAAAATCCAGACGAACTGGCTTATGGCGCGAAGGGCGTAGGCGAAATTACCGCCATTCCCGTAGCCCCGGCAGTGGCCGGCGCTTACTTCCGGCGGGACGGCAGGCTGCGGACTCAGCTGCCTCTGGCCGACACCCCTTACAGCCGTAAAAAATAAGGAGGAGTAATTTATGGGAGATCTGATGCGGCCCATTCCCTTCCGGGAATTAATCTGCCGGATATTCCAGGAATATTCTGCAGGCCGTTCTGTTTTTGCATTGCCGGAAAGCAGCTTTTTCCGCAAGACAGGCGGCAAAGCCGTTTCCATTTTCGGAGAATCCTGCGAAATGCCCCTTGGCCCGGCTGCCGGGCCCCACACCCAACTGGCCCAGAATATTATCACCTCGTATTTGGCGGGGAGCCGGTTTATTGAGTTGAAGACAGTGCAAGAGAAAGAGCCGCCGGTGGAGAAGCCCTGCATTGACGCCCAGGACGAAGGGTTTAACACCGAATGGTCCAGTGAATATACGCTGGAGAAGGCCTATGACGAATATATCAAGGCCTGGATTCTGCTGCATTTGATCGAGGAAGTGTTTGAACTCCGCAGCGGCAAAGACCGCTCCTTTGTGTTCAATATGAGCGTGGGCTACACCATGGAAGGAATCCGGCTGCCCCGCATGGACCGCTACATCAATAGTCTGATCGATGCGGCCGGTCACCCTTCCTTTGAACGTTACCGGCGGGAGCTAAAGACTGCCCTGCAGGACGGCGGTTTTCTCAAGGGCACCGGCCGGGAGAACCGCCTGCCGGCTATTTTGGATCTGCCTGAGCGGATTTCAGCAAAAATCTGCCAATCGGTCACACTCTCCACCATGCATGGCTGTCCGCCGGCGGAAATTGAAAAAATTTGCGCTTACATGCTGACCGAGAAGAAACTGCAAACCTTCGTAAAGCTGAACCCGACCCTGCTGTCCTTTCCGACAGTGCGGCGGATGCTGGATGATCTTGGCTTTGACTATGTACCGCTGAAGCAGGAATCCTTTGACCATGACCTGCAGTATCAGGACGCCATTCCCATGCTGAAGCGGCTGGTCAAGCTGGCCGCGGACCATAACCGCTTTTTCGGCGTGAAGCTGACCAATACCCTGGGAGCGGTGAATTTTAAGAAACAGCTGCCGGGGGGCGAAATGTATATGTCCGGCCGGGCTCTGTTCCCCTTGTCCATCAATCTGGCGGCCAAGGTTTGCCGGGAATTTGACGGCAAGCTGCCGATTTCCTTCTCCGCCGGCATCAGTGAACATAATGTGGAAGAAGTGTTTGCCGCCGGTATTCAGCCGATTACTCTGGCGACTGAACTGCTGAAGCCAGGGGGCTATAACCGGCTGTCGGCTATTGCGGCCAAACTGGAAGCCCGGGAGGACTGGGGAAAAACCAGCATTGATGTGGGAAAAGTGGAGGCCCTGGCCGGTCAATCTCTGAGTGCCGGCTACGTTCGGAAACACTACCGGGACACGGCGAAGATCAGTATTCCCGGCGGTTTGCCCCTCTTTGACTGCGCTGAAGCCCCGTGTAAAGCGGCCTGTCCCATTCATCAGGATATTCCCGAATATATTCAGCTGGTGGGCCAGAAACGCTATGCCGAAGCCCTGGAACTGATTTACGAAAAGAACCCCCTGCCTTCCATCACCGGTCATATTTGTGATCATGCCTGTCAGTACCACTGTACCCGTATGGATTACGAAGGCAGCGTCCTCATTCGGGAGATCAAGCGGATT contains these protein-coding regions:
- the ygfK gene encoding putative selenate reductase subunit YgfK, yielding MGDLMRPIPFRELICRIFQEYSAGRSVFALPESSFFRKTGGKAVSIFGESCEMPLGPAAGPHTQLAQNIITSYLAGSRFIELKTVQEKEPPVEKPCIDAQDEGFNTEWSSEYTLEKAYDEYIKAWILLHLIEEVFELRSGKDRSFVFNMSVGYTMEGIRLPRMDRYINSLIDAAGHPSFERYRRELKTALQDGGFLKGTGRENRLPAILDLPERISAKICQSVTLSTMHGCPPAEIEKICAYMLTEKKLQTFVKLNPTLLSFPTVRRMLDDLGFDYVPLKQESFDHDLQYQDAIPMLKRLVKLAADHNRFFGVKLTNTLGAVNFKKQLPGGEMYMSGRALFPLSINLAAKVCREFDGKLPISFSAGISEHNVEEVFAAGIQPITLATELLKPGGYNRLSAIAAKLEAREDWGKTSIDVGKVEALAGQSLSAGYVRKHYRDTAKISIPGGLPLFDCAEAPCKAACPIHQDIPEYIQLVGQKRYAEALELIYEKNPLPSITGHICDHACQYHCTRMDYEGSVLIREIKRIAVKKGFDEYRKRWGAAAKIKEVKVAVLGAGPAGLAAAYFLTREGFGVTVFDPRESAGGTVRHVIPRFRISDAAIDSDVNFIRDHGVEFVFRSDPGLTPAALRSQGYKYVVVAVGADAEKPFSLEGGSAQVIPALKFLEQYNKAAASLRIGKHVAVIGAGNTAMDAARTALKVAGVETSCVVYRRTEKEMPAYREEYELAAADQVQFHFLLNPEKLDGETLVCRVMKLGEPAAGGRRKPEPTGELRSMKIDTVITAIGEEVDQALLQSLGIGAVNRETGETALPGVYLAGDACTGPSSIVKGIAAARQTADAICRAENPAWSRSGFVPPAACAEQVRGIRSKKLGLTWQAEAPVDSSEPVNPAVGAVESSRCLECSYVCNKCVEVCPNRANMAVHLDGFHNYYQIVHVDAYCNECGNCATFCPWDGRPYTDKLTLFSLKQDFAASKNPGFLVQGDAVLVRCEGAVQTLPLKNGVLTAGAAGSVLANLCRIFNKLYAEQKALFGPVDE